Proteins from a genomic interval of Trifolium pratense cultivar HEN17-A07 linkage group LG6, ARS_RC_1.1, whole genome shotgun sequence:
- the LOC123892391 gene encoding uncharacterized protein LOC123892391 produces MGFISKGAIVFSSILVFLSATTCAIDSGDKFENKNIKSATFISEMFEVGPGKVVSKSFYDIEFPKGHVGIKSFDAELVDEKGNSVPLYEAYLHHFFAIKYHVIDWNMSKITPKDPLEGNIYIRNDGTCNTYILPHYWGLGGEARGTKSKIPDPYAVEHGNPSTIPSGYQEKWLLNIMVIDTRGTKDRKRCTECRCNHFNLPKNFYNVTSGIDGKPLGSNYKGGLFCCQDSLQCKLKKGFEAPTRKLALRYKITWVDWNQQQIPVRFYVLDSTDRVRRNGSQFIHDCQVEFTVPPNNGRKNSPPHIEKANIPMEKGGYLIYGIAHMHVGAINATLYGQDGRTLYTSKPTYGKGKEPENEKGYVVEMSGSYPELGSIKIKDGEIVTVETRYKSGFRTGAMGHMYIYLADRLP; encoded by the exons ATGGGGTTTATAAGTAAAGGGGCAATAGTTTTTTCATCAATACTAGTGTTTTTATCAGCCACAACATGTGCAATTGATTCAGGggataaatttgaaaataaaaatataaaatcggCTACGTTTATTTCTGAAATGTTTGAAGTGGGTCCCGGAAAAGTCGTATCTAAAAGTTTCTATGATATTGAATTTCCAAAGGGTCATGTTGGAATAAAGAGTTTTGATGCTGAACTAGTTGATGAAAAAGGAAATTCTGTACCATTATATGAAGCATATCTACATCATTTTTTTGCTATAAAATACCATGTAATAGATTGGAATATGTCAAAAATAACCCCTAAGGATCCTTTGGAAGGTAACATTTATATAAGAAATGATGGAACATGTAATACTTATATTCTGCCACATTATTGGGGTTTGGGAGGTGAAGCACGAGGAACAAAATCAAAAATTCCAGATCCTTATGCTGTAGAGCATGGCAACCCTTCAACTATTCCATCAGGATACCAAGAAAAGTGGCTCCTAAATATCATGGTTATTGATACACGTGGAACAAAAGATAGAAAACGTTGTACTGAATGTAGGTGTAACCATTTTAATTTGCCAAAGAATTTTTATAACGTCACATCTGGCATCGATGGCAAACCATTGGGTTCCAATTATAAAGGAGGACTCTTTTGTTGCCAAGATAGTTTACAGTGCAAATTGAAAAAGGGTTTCGAAGCACCTACCAGAAAGCTTGCATTGAGATACAAAATAACATGGGTTGATTGGAACCAACAACAAATTCCTGTAAGATTTTATGTACTTGATTCAACTGATCGAGTTAGAAGAAATGGTTCCCAATTTATTCATGATTGTCAG GTAGAGTTTACGGTTCCTCCAAATAATGGAAGAAAGAACTCCCCTCCTCATATTGAGAAAGCAAACATCCCAATGGAAAAAGGTGGTTATCTCATATACGGCATAGCTCATATGCATGTTGGTGCAATTAACGCAACTTTATATGGACAA GATGGAAGGACTTTGTATACCTCAAAACCAACATATGGAAAAGGAAAGGAACCGGAAAATGAGAAAGGCTATGTTGTCGAGATGTCGGGAAGCTATCCAGAGTTAGGTTCAATCAAGATTAAAGATGGTGAAATTGTGACTGTAGAAACAAGATATAAAAGTGGCTTTCGCACTGGAGCTATGGGACATATGTATATCTATTTGGCGGACCGATTACCATAA